A portion of the Longimicrobium terrae genome contains these proteins:
- the hisZ gene encoding ATP phosphoribosyltransferase regulatory subunit — MPNLRLAQVPPGSQDLLADDVRLRRTVQRVWFDLAEASGYREVIPPTFEYEEVFTLAGTQLANELIRFVDRDGRLVALRADFTSAIARMAATRLRDAEPPLRLSYAGKVYRQRPEGGGHARETFQLGAELIGSAGPDADVETLRLAIGLLRALRVRDFQINLGDIRFVQPLLTGLDEEEAESLRSAIDRKDRAALADGARRYGAPAAVARALVELPELIGRGEVLLRARSLASGPEAEAAIERLRAIDALLTEEERAHVVYDLGEIRGLGYYTGMQFEVFVAGLGRAVAFGGRYDGLLARFGADRPAVGFALETDALATVLTEAL; from the coding sequence ATGCCGAATCTCAGACTGGCCCAGGTTCCTCCCGGTTCGCAGGACCTGCTGGCCGACGACGTGCGCCTTCGCCGCACCGTGCAGCGCGTGTGGTTTGACCTCGCCGAGGCGAGCGGATACCGAGAGGTGATTCCGCCCACCTTCGAGTACGAAGAGGTCTTTACCCTCGCGGGAACGCAGCTCGCCAACGAGCTCATCCGCTTTGTGGACCGTGACGGGCGGCTGGTGGCGCTCCGCGCGGACTTCACCAGCGCCATCGCGCGCATGGCCGCCACGCGCCTGCGCGACGCCGAGCCGCCGCTGCGCCTGTCGTACGCGGGCAAGGTGTACCGCCAGCGCCCCGAAGGCGGCGGCCACGCCCGCGAAACCTTTCAGCTGGGCGCCGAGCTCATCGGCAGCGCCGGGCCGGACGCGGACGTGGAAACGCTGCGGCTGGCCATCGGGCTGCTGCGCGCGCTGCGGGTGCGCGACTTTCAGATCAACCTGGGCGACATCCGCTTCGTGCAGCCGCTGCTGACCGGGCTGGACGAGGAAGAGGCGGAGTCGCTGCGCAGCGCCATCGACCGCAAGGATCGCGCGGCGCTGGCGGACGGCGCGCGCCGGTACGGGGCTCCGGCCGCCGTCGCCCGCGCGCTGGTGGAGCTGCCGGAATTGATCGGCCGCGGCGAGGTGCTGCTGCGCGCGCGGTCGCTTGCGTCGGGACCGGAAGCGGAGGCGGCCATCGAGCGGCTGCGCGCCATCGATGCGCTGCTGACGGAAGAGGAAAGGGCGCACGTGGTGTACGACCTGGGCGAAATCCGCGGGCTGGGCTACTACACGGGGATGCAGTTCGAGGTGTTCGTCGCCGGGCTGGGCCGCGCGGTGGCGTTCGGCGGGCGGTACGACGGCCTGCTGGCGCGCTTTGGGGCGGATCGTCCGGCGGTCGGCTTCGCGCTGGAAACGGATGCGCTGGCCACCGTGCTCACGGAGGCCCTGTGA
- a CDS encoding XdhC family protein encodes MNEVQALLDAWDAAAACGEPCAVATVVDVDGSAYRRPGARMLVSAAGATSGTISAGCLEGDVVEHALSVIRGGAAKVVEYDTASTSEEVAWGLGLGCGGVVRVLIEPLAAGSLHLDALRGSREAADDADGVIVATVFDHVPSPFSSVDARISPGARLVIGRDGGVRIEGMDGATASVVEREARALAADGITAVARSIDVEGGTVRVLIETLAPPVPLIVFGAGQDVLPVVELARGLGWITEVVDTHARPISHTRFAAADRVTLARPDEVQAHVRITPATMALVMSHDYAHDRAVFDVLLASPARYIGVMGPRERSQRMLAELGLDGGRADLARLHSPIGLDIGANSPAEVALSIIAEMRAALDGRRGGMLRDRPGPIHRDADPPECVPVSRGHLRSVAAA; translated from the coding sequence ATGAACGAAGTACAGGCATTGCTCGATGCGTGGGACGCGGCGGCCGCATGCGGGGAGCCGTGCGCGGTGGCGACGGTGGTGGACGTGGATGGCTCCGCGTACCGCCGCCCCGGCGCGCGCATGCTGGTGTCCGCCGCGGGGGCGACCTCCGGCACCATCAGCGCGGGGTGCCTGGAGGGCGACGTGGTGGAGCACGCGCTCTCCGTCATACGCGGCGGCGCGGCGAAAGTGGTGGAGTACGACACCGCGTCCACGTCGGAGGAGGTGGCGTGGGGGCTGGGCCTCGGCTGCGGCGGCGTGGTCCGCGTGCTGATCGAGCCGCTTGCCGCCGGGTCGCTGCACCTGGATGCGCTGCGTGGTTCGCGCGAGGCGGCGGACGACGCGGACGGCGTGATCGTGGCGACCGTGTTCGATCACGTGCCGTCGCCGTTTTCCTCGGTCGACGCGCGGATTTCGCCGGGCGCGCGGCTGGTGATCGGGCGGGACGGGGGCGTACGGATCGAGGGGATGGATGGCGCGACGGCGTCCGTCGTGGAGCGCGAGGCGCGCGCGCTGGCGGCAGACGGGATCACCGCCGTTGCGCGATCGATCGATGTGGAGGGCGGGACGGTGCGCGTGCTGATCGAGACGCTGGCGCCGCCGGTTCCGCTCATCGTCTTCGGCGCGGGACAGGATGTGCTGCCGGTGGTGGAACTGGCGCGCGGGCTGGGCTGGATCACGGAAGTGGTGGACACGCATGCGCGTCCGATCAGCCACACCCGCTTCGCCGCCGCGGACCGGGTGACGCTCGCGCGCCCGGACGAGGTGCAGGCGCATGTCCGCATCACCCCCGCGACGATGGCGCTGGTGATGTCGCACGACTATGCGCACGACCGGGCGGTGTTCGATGTGCTGCTCGCCTCGCCGGCCCGCTACATCGGGGTCATGGGCCCGCGCGAACGGTCGCAACGGATGCTGGCGGAACTGGGGCTGGACGGCGGGCGGGCGGATCTTGCGCGGCTGCATTCGCCCATCGGGCTGGACATCGGGGCCAACTCGCCGGCGGAGGTGGCGCTTTCCATCATCGCGGAGATGCGCGCGGCGCTGGACGGCCGGCGCGGCGGCATGCTGCGCGACCGCCCGGGCCCCATCCACCGCGACGCGGATCCGCCGGAATGCGTGCCGGTTTCGCGGGGACACCTGCGGTCCGTGGCCGCGGCGTGA
- a CDS encoding xanthine dehydrogenase family protein molybdopterin-binding subunit, with amino-acid sequence MTRIIGKETSRVDGVAKVTGKAKYAAEFQVPDLAYGFIVLGTIAKGTITAMDTREAEASPGVLRVLTHLNAPRLGPKQSTEEAPPTARRERDKSFRALQSDQIFFNAQPVALVVAETYEQARHAARLVRVTYREEPHHTDTETAQGRARPPSQGRPQTPRGDPDTALRDAEVKVVAEYHIPIEHHNPMEPHASIAVWQGDRLTVFDKTQTVFTVRTHLASGFGIPEANVSVVSPFVGGAFGSSLRPHYHPALTAMAAREIRRPVKVVLTRRQMYTAHGYRPHTVQRIALGADRAGRLSAMIHEAVHNTSSFEEFSDDTTGFTRQVYACPNLSAPLRVTQTDLPTPTWMRAPGAVSGMFALESAMDELSYALRMDPLALRLANYAETDPESGKPFSSKALRECYRLGAEKFGWKDRNPEPRSMRDGRLLVGWGMATGVWGAMQMPATARITFRADGTAHVASGTSDIGPGTYTVMTMIAAEYLGLNLEQVEFELGDTRFPQAPSQGGSWTTSSVGSAVYGAALAVTGRLLALANRDTSSPLRGAAAADVEMLEGRLRLKADPSRSVSIAEVMRRNDLAEITETYESKPSPERDKYALLAHGAQFVEVKVDPDLGTVRVTRAIEVTACGKIINPKASHSQEIGGVVWGIGMALQEATEIDHRYGRIMNPNLQHYHVPVNADVHMIETLFVEEDDTIVNPLGVKGMGELGMVGIPAAIANAVFHATGKRIRELPITPDKLL; translated from the coding sequence ATGACCAGGATTATCGGCAAGGAAACCAGCCGCGTGGACGGCGTGGCCAAGGTGACGGGAAAGGCGAAGTACGCCGCGGAGTTCCAGGTGCCCGATCTGGCGTACGGCTTCATCGTCCTGGGCACCATCGCCAAAGGGACGATCACGGCGATGGACACGCGCGAGGCGGAGGCGTCGCCCGGCGTGCTGCGCGTGCTCACGCACCTGAACGCGCCGCGGCTGGGGCCCAAGCAGTCCACGGAAGAAGCGCCGCCCACGGCCCGCCGCGAGCGCGACAAGTCGTTCCGGGCGCTGCAGTCGGACCAGATCTTCTTCAACGCGCAGCCGGTGGCGCTGGTCGTGGCGGAAACGTACGAGCAGGCGCGGCACGCCGCGCGGCTGGTGCGCGTCACCTATCGCGAGGAGCCGCACCACACCGACACGGAAACGGCGCAGGGGCGCGCGCGTCCTCCGTCGCAGGGGCGGCCGCAGACGCCGCGCGGCGACCCGGACACGGCGCTGCGCGACGCGGAGGTCAAGGTCGTGGCGGAGTACCACATCCCCATCGAGCACCACAATCCCATGGAGCCGCACGCGTCCATCGCGGTGTGGCAGGGCGACCGGCTGACCGTCTTCGACAAGACGCAGACGGTGTTCACGGTGCGCACCCACCTGGCCTCCGGCTTCGGCATCCCCGAGGCGAACGTGAGCGTGGTGTCGCCCTTCGTGGGCGGCGCGTTCGGCTCGTCGCTGCGCCCCCACTACCATCCCGCGCTCACGGCCATGGCGGCGCGCGAGATCCGGCGGCCGGTAAAGGTGGTGCTCACGCGGCGGCAGATGTACACCGCGCACGGCTACCGCCCGCACACGGTGCAGCGCATCGCGCTCGGCGCGGACCGCGCGGGCCGGCTGTCGGCCATGATCCACGAGGCGGTGCACAACACCAGCAGCTTCGAGGAGTTTTCAGACGACACCACCGGCTTTACGCGGCAGGTGTACGCGTGCCCCAACCTGAGCGCGCCGCTGCGCGTTACCCAGACGGACCTGCCCACGCCCACGTGGATGCGCGCGCCCGGCGCGGTGAGCGGGATGTTCGCGCTGGAGTCGGCCATGGACGAGCTTTCGTACGCGCTGCGGATGGACCCACTGGCGCTGCGGCTGGCCAACTACGCCGAGACGGACCCGGAAAGCGGCAAGCCGTTCAGCAGCAAGGCGCTGCGCGAGTGCTACCGGCTGGGCGCGGAGAAGTTCGGGTGGAAGGACCGCAACCCGGAGCCGCGCTCCATGCGCGACGGGCGGCTGCTGGTGGGGTGGGGAATGGCGACCGGCGTGTGGGGCGCCATGCAGATGCCGGCGACGGCGCGCATCACCTTTCGCGCGGACGGCACGGCGCACGTGGCCAGCGGCACCAGCGACATCGGCCCGGGCACGTACACGGTGATGACCATGATCGCCGCGGAGTACCTGGGGCTGAACCTGGAGCAGGTGGAGTTTGAACTGGGCGACACGCGCTTTCCGCAGGCGCCGTCGCAGGGCGGATCGTGGACCACGTCCAGCGTGGGCTCCGCGGTGTACGGCGCGGCGCTGGCCGTCACCGGGCGGCTGCTGGCGCTGGCCAACCGCGACACGTCCTCTCCGCTGCGGGGCGCGGCGGCGGCGGACGTGGAGATGCTGGAGGGACGGCTGCGCCTCAAGGCCGATCCGTCGCGCTCCGTGTCCATCGCGGAGGTGATGCGGCGCAACGACCTGGCGGAGATCACGGAGACGTACGAATCCAAGCCGTCGCCCGAGCGCGACAAGTACGCGCTGCTGGCGCACGGCGCGCAGTTCGTGGAGGTCAAGGTGGACCCGGACCTGGGCACGGTGCGCGTCACCCGCGCCATCGAGGTCACGGCGTGCGGCAAGATCATCAATCCCAAGGCGTCGCACAGCCAGGAGATCGGCGGCGTGGTGTGGGGAATCGGGATGGCGCTGCAGGAAGCGACGGAGATCGACCATCGCTACGGGCGCATCATGAACCCCAACCTGCAGCACTACCACGTTCCGGTGAACGCGGACGTGCACATGATCGAAACGCTCTTCGTGGAAGAAGACGACACAATCGTCAACCCGCTGGGGGTAAAGGGGATGGGCGAGCTGGGGATGGTGGGCATTCCGGCGGCGATCGCCAACGCGGTCTTCCACGCCACGGGAAAGCGCATCCGCGAGCTGCCCATTACGCCCGACAAGCTGCTGTAG
- the hisD gene encoding histidinol dehydrogenase has protein sequence MNIKTLRVSPPYRELRDLAAGASTDDAALRESVAGILRDVADRGDAALLEYTARFDRFDAGDAAGLRIGADALARAAAEVDPALLDSLRRAAENVRAFHEKQREHGYLDVEADGSLLGQRVAPLRRVGIYVPGGRAAYPSSVLMNAIPASVAGVDEIAMVTPTPDGEVLPVVLAAAHVAGVTEVLRIGGAQAVGALAYGTESIGRVDKIVGPGNKWVAEAKRQVFGRVDIDMVAGPSEILVIADDAADPVHVAADMIGQAEHDPDAIAWLVTTSAALAEAVPAALEELLARNPRRDVARAALRDWGAIILVDDLEQAAEVADLRAPEHLELLVREPLALAGRIRNAGAIFLGANSPEPMGDYFAGPNHVLPTGGSARFASPLGVYDFVKRTSLIGLSAARLLRDAPHVIRLAESEGLFGHAEAVRVRTER, from the coding sequence TTGAACATCAAGACTCTCCGCGTCTCGCCGCCGTACCGCGAACTGCGCGACCTGGCCGCCGGCGCGTCCACGGACGACGCGGCGCTGCGCGAGTCCGTCGCGGGCATTCTGCGCGACGTGGCGGACCGCGGCGACGCGGCGCTGCTGGAGTACACGGCGCGCTTCGACCGCTTTGACGCCGGGGACGCGGCGGGGCTGCGCATCGGCGCGGACGCGCTGGCGCGGGCCGCGGCGGAGGTGGACCCCGCGCTGCTGGACTCTCTCCGGCGCGCGGCGGAAAACGTGCGCGCGTTCCATGAGAAGCAGCGCGAGCACGGCTATCTGGACGTGGAGGCGGACGGCTCGCTGCTGGGCCAGCGCGTGGCGCCGCTGCGCCGCGTGGGCATCTACGTGCCCGGCGGGCGCGCAGCCTATCCGTCGTCCGTGCTGATGAACGCCATTCCGGCGTCCGTGGCCGGTGTGGACGAGATCGCCATGGTCACGCCCACGCCGGACGGCGAGGTTCTGCCCGTCGTCCTCGCCGCCGCGCACGTAGCGGGGGTGACGGAGGTGCTGCGGATCGGCGGGGCGCAGGCGGTGGGCGCACTGGCGTACGGCACGGAAAGTATCGGCCGCGTGGACAAGATCGTCGGTCCCGGCAACAAGTGGGTAGCGGAGGCCAAGCGCCAGGTGTTCGGCCGCGTGGACATCGACATGGTCGCGGGCCCGTCGGAGATCCTGGTGATCGCCGACGACGCGGCGGACCCGGTGCACGTGGCCGCGGACATGATCGGCCAAGCGGAGCACGATCCGGACGCCATCGCCTGGCTGGTGACGACCTCCGCCGCGCTGGCCGAAGCCGTCCCCGCGGCGCTGGAGGAGCTGCTGGCGCGCAACCCGCGGCGCGACGTGGCCCGGGCCGCGCTGCGCGACTGGGGCGCCATCATCCTGGTGGACGATCTGGAGCAGGCGGCGGAAGTGGCGGACCTGCGCGCGCCGGAGCACCTGGAACTGCTCGTGCGCGAGCCGCTGGCGCTGGCGGGGCGCATCCGCAACGCGGGGGCGATCTTCCTTGGCGCCAACAGCCCGGAGCCCATGGGCGACTACTTCGCGGGCCCCAACCACGTGCTGCCCACGGGCGGAAGCGCGCGGTTCGCCAGCCCGCTGGGCGTGTACGACTTCGTGAAGCGCACCAGCCTGATCGGCCTGTCCGCGGCGCGGCTGCTGCGCGACGCGCCGCACGTCATCCGCCTGGCGGAAAGTGAAGGGCTGTTCGGCCACGCCGAGGCGGTGCGCGTGCGGACGGAGCGGTAG
- a CDS encoding NTP transferase domain-containing protein, with protein sequence MILAAGSSSRMGTPKQALRLHGGSLLRRTALAALDAGCAPVIVVTGANAEVSRGEIEGLDVVEAFNPAWEMGMGSSVRTGMEALDRVGPDVETAVLLVCDQPHVTADVVLGLIAAHVHAARPLTASAYGGAAGVPAVFSRALFGELRAIEGAAGAREVIRRHAASAHLVPFALGEVDVDTPEDFARVSAEAERGSGAGVRDG encoded by the coding sequence GTGATTTTGGCCGCGGGTTCGTCGTCGCGGATGGGCACGCCCAAGCAGGCGTTGCGGCTGCACGGCGGCAGCCTGCTGCGGCGGACGGCCCTCGCCGCGCTGGACGCGGGGTGCGCTCCGGTGATTGTGGTGACGGGCGCAAACGCGGAGGTTTCGCGTGGCGAGATCGAGGGCCTGGATGTCGTGGAGGCGTTCAACCCCGCGTGGGAGATGGGGATGGGCTCGTCCGTCCGCACGGGGATGGAGGCGCTGGACCGCGTGGGGCCCGATGTAGAGACTGCGGTCCTCCTCGTCTGCGATCAGCCGCACGTGACGGCGGACGTCGTGCTCGGGCTCATCGCGGCGCACGTGCACGCCGCGCGTCCCCTGACGGCGTCCGCGTACGGCGGGGCGGCGGGCGTGCCGGCGGTGTTCAGCCGCGCGCTCTTCGGCGAGCTTCGCGCGATTGAAGGCGCGGCGGGCGCGCGCGAGGTGATCCGGCGGCACGCGGCGTCGGCGCACCTCGTCCCCTTCGCGCTGGGCGAGGTGGATGTGGATACGCCGGAGGACTTTGCGCGCGTGTCCGCCGAGGCGGAGCGGGGAAGCGGCGCGGGCGTGCGGGACGGGTAA
- a CDS encoding DUF6941 family protein — protein sequence MNVLYSVIAEEANLRHDGRMDVSGIFHELYAPGFPAQQERLTLVVTMEWAAEERGSIDFSVNLLDPARSPVLTINAQTQVEDQYAIHRAARTQMAIPMDGIVFPTPGTYQFELTVGEHKEDLAKIYLIEDANAH from the coding sequence TTGAACGTTCTCTACTCCGTCATCGCCGAAGAAGCCAACCTGCGCCACGACGGGCGCATGGACGTCAGCGGCATCTTCCATGAGCTGTACGCGCCGGGCTTTCCCGCGCAGCAGGAACGGCTCACCCTCGTGGTCACCATGGAGTGGGCCGCGGAGGAACGCGGGTCCATCGACTTCAGCGTCAACCTGCTGGACCCGGCGCGCAGCCCCGTGCTCACCATCAACGCGCAGACGCAGGTGGAGGATCAGTACGCCATCCACCGCGCCGCCCGCACGCAGATGGCCATCCCTATGGACGGCATCGTCTTTCCCACGCCCGGTACGTACCAGTTCGAGCTGACCGTGGGCGAGCACAAGGAAGACCTCGCCAAGATCTACCTGATCGAAGACGCCAACGCGCACTGA
- a CDS encoding DUF1328 domain-containing protein → MDMILLLAIVLLLIGGLGVGGVIGALGQIAWVLIIVAVIVIAWRVITGRRAV, encoded by the coding sequence ATGGACATGATTCTCCTGCTCGCCATCGTGCTGCTGCTCATCGGCGGCCTGGGCGTGGGCGGCGTGATCGGCGCGCTGGGCCAGATCGCCTGGGTGCTCATCATCGTCGCGGTGATCGTGATCGCCTGGCGCGTCATCACGGGCCGTCGCGCGGTCTGA
- a CDS encoding tyrosinase family protein, producing the protein MYERRDVWTLSDEHPWHPTLEWYARAVDELRARPASDPASWEYLAAIHGRRPGAWPPGATWNQCQHGNWFFLPWHRVYLHYFETVVRQAVRTLGGPADWTLPYWDYSDARQPNARRLPPAFREPHLPGGTPNPLFTTERDPRMNAGEELGRGAVDVAPALRPRGFELGAGRPGFGGARPPAEHGEGSLENVPHGAVHMGVAGPRDGWMGRFATAGLDPVFWLHHANIDRLWEVWRGMEGHDDPADAAWLNARFTIGHGSHAVSLATRDVLDVSRPPLGYRYSSLAPPEGVLDVRLDARPLPKRRTRTEWKRVMPAEMVGASDAAVPLGASLSEVQFAIEAPRKGGFKVARVDDAGEPEVFLKVENVRGLELAAGGYVLYLALPAASSPDDHPERRAGEISLFGVREASAADGEHGGSGLTFTLDVTEVARVLREAGDWSPDRLRVTFVPVQRGVEDEVVDGDVRVGRVSVFQA; encoded by the coding sequence ATGTACGAGCGCCGCGATGTCTGGACGCTGAGCGATGAACATCCCTGGCACCCCACGCTGGAGTGGTACGCCCGCGCGGTGGATGAACTGCGCGCCCGCCCCGCCTCCGATCCCGCCAGCTGGGAGTACCTGGCCGCCATCCACGGCCGCAGGCCCGGCGCGTGGCCGCCGGGGGCCACCTGGAACCAGTGCCAGCACGGCAACTGGTTCTTTCTCCCCTGGCACCGCGTCTACCTGCACTACTTCGAGACAGTCGTGCGCCAGGCCGTCCGCACGCTCGGCGGCCCGGCGGACTGGACGCTTCCGTACTGGGACTACAGCGACGCCCGACAGCCCAACGCGCGCCGGCTTCCACCCGCCTTTCGCGAGCCGCACCTTCCCGGCGGAACGCCCAATCCGCTCTTTACCACCGAGCGTGATCCGCGGATGAACGCCGGCGAGGAGCTTGGCCGCGGCGCCGTGGATGTAGCGCCCGCGCTCAGGCCGCGCGGCTTTGAACTGGGTGCGGGCCGCCCCGGCTTCGGCGGCGCGCGTCCGCCGGCCGAGCACGGCGAGGGATCGCTGGAAAACGTGCCGCACGGCGCCGTGCACATGGGTGTCGCGGGCCCGCGCGATGGGTGGATGGGCCGCTTCGCCACCGCCGGGCTGGATCCCGTGTTCTGGCTGCACCACGCCAACATCGACCGGCTGTGGGAGGTGTGGCGCGGAATGGAGGGCCACGACGACCCCGCGGACGCGGCGTGGCTGAATGCGCGGTTCACCATCGGCCACGGCTCGCACGCGGTTTCGCTCGCCACGCGCGACGTGCTGGACGTGTCGCGCCCGCCGCTGGGCTACCGGTACAGCAGCCTCGCTCCGCCGGAAGGCGTGCTGGATGTGCGGCTGGATGCGAGGCCGCTCCCCAAGCGACGGACGCGCACTGAGTGGAAGCGCGTGATGCCGGCCGAGATGGTGGGCGCCAGCGACGCGGCCGTCCCGCTCGGCGCGTCCCTCAGCGAGGTGCAGTTCGCCATCGAGGCGCCGCGGAAAGGCGGGTTCAAGGTCGCGCGCGTGGATGACGCGGGCGAGCCCGAGGTTTTTCTGAAGGTGGAAAACGTCCGCGGGCTCGAGCTGGCGGCCGGCGGATACGTGCTCTACCTCGCCCTTCCCGCCGCCTCCAGCCCGGACGATCACCCCGAGCGCCGCGCGGGGGAGATCTCGCTGTTCGGCGTGCGCGAGGCGTCGGCGGCGGACGGCGAGCACGGCGGCAGCGGGCTGACCTTTACGCTCGACGTCACAGAGGTGGCACGCGTGCTCCGCGAGGCGGGCGACTGGAGCCCGGACCGGCTCCGCGTGACCTTTGTCCCCGTTCAGCGCGGCGTGGAAGACGAGGTCGTGGATGGGGACGTGCGGGTGGGGCGCGTCAGCGTGTTCCAGGCATGA
- the hisG gene encoding ATP phosphoribosyltransferase — protein sequence MTGRPLRIALPKGRMMDEALLLFGRVGSEIDAEARDSRRLILPSADGRFEFLPVKSGDVPIYVESGVADAGVVGLDVLEEGQQDVLRPLDLGFGGCMLAVAAPADAAYPLLPGGTMPRVATKYVESARRFFAQKGMQVELIRISGSVELAPLLGLAHWIVDLVQTGRTLAENGLTVVEKVSDSTARLIVNRASHKLRLDEHQRLIADLAGALEKSA from the coding sequence GTGACCGGCCGGCCGCTGCGCATTGCGCTCCCCAAGGGGCGGATGATGGACGAGGCGCTGCTGCTGTTCGGCCGCGTGGGCTCGGAGATCGACGCCGAGGCGCGCGACTCGCGCCGCCTCATCCTGCCCAGCGCGGACGGGCGCTTCGAGTTCCTCCCCGTAAAGAGCGGCGACGTGCCGATCTACGTGGAAAGCGGCGTCGCGGACGCGGGCGTCGTGGGGCTGGACGTGCTGGAAGAGGGGCAGCAGGACGTGCTGCGCCCGCTGGACCTGGGCTTTGGCGGATGCATGCTGGCCGTGGCGGCGCCGGCGGACGCGGCGTATCCGCTGCTTCCCGGCGGAACGATGCCGCGCGTGGCCACCAAGTACGTGGAAAGCGCCCGCAGGTTCTTTGCGCAGAAGGGGATGCAGGTGGAGCTGATCCGCATCTCCGGCTCGGTGGAACTGGCGCCGCTACTGGGCTTGGCCCACTGGATCGTGGACCTGGTGCAGACGGGCCGCACGCTGGCAGAGAACGGATTGACCGTCGTCGAAAAGGTTTCCGATTCCACCGCGCGGCTCATCGTCAACCGCGCCAGCCACAAGCTGCGGCTGGACGAGCACCAGCGGCTGATCGCGGATCTCGCGGGCGCGCTGGAAAAAAGTGCGTGA
- a CDS encoding FAD binding domain-containing protein — MRPFKYVRADDPRAAASAVAANPRAKFLAGGTNLLDLMKEDVERPDELVDLTRLPQLAEIRAAGGGVSLGALAKNADTANHPLIRQNYPLLTQAIVAGASAQLRNMATNGGNLLQRTRCMYFYDPATPCNKREPGTGCSALRGLNRMHAILGWSEQCVATYPGDMANALYALDAVVRVRGGDGAERTIPIQQFHRLPEDAPHRDSTLAHGELIVSIDLPPSPFARNSHYLKVRDRASYAFALVAVAAGLEMEGGTIRDSRVVMGSVAHKPWRSEEAEAVLAGAPATEASFTRAAEAALADARPLEHNGYKVELAKRAVVRALMRAARLA; from the coding sequence ATGAGACCGTTTAAGTACGTCCGCGCGGACGACCCGCGCGCCGCCGCCAGCGCGGTGGCCGCCAATCCCCGCGCCAAGTTCCTGGCCGGCGGCACCAACCTGCTGGACCTGATGAAGGAGGACGTGGAGCGTCCCGACGAACTCGTGGACCTCACGCGTCTGCCGCAACTGGCGGAGATCCGCGCGGCGGGCGGCGGCGTCTCCCTGGGCGCGCTGGCGAAGAACGCGGACACCGCCAACCATCCGCTCATCCGCCAGAACTACCCGCTGCTCACGCAGGCCATTGTCGCGGGCGCCTCGGCGCAGCTGCGCAACATGGCCACCAACGGCGGCAACCTGCTGCAGCGCACGCGGTGCATGTACTTCTACGATCCCGCCACGCCGTGCAACAAGCGCGAGCCGGGAACGGGGTGCAGCGCGCTGCGCGGCCTCAACCGCATGCACGCCATCCTGGGGTGGAGCGAGCAGTGCGTGGCCACCTATCCCGGCGACATGGCCAACGCCCTGTACGCGCTGGACGCCGTGGTCCGCGTGCGCGGGGGCGACGGGGCGGAGCGGACGATCCCCATCCAGCAGTTCCACCGCCTGCCGGAAGACGCGCCGCACCGCGACAGCACGCTGGCTCATGGCGAACTGATCGTTTCCATCGACCTGCCGCCGTCGCCGTTCGCGCGCAACTCGCACTACCTCAAGGTCCGCGACCGCGCATCGTACGCGTTCGCGCTGGTGGCGGTGGCGGCGGGGCTGGAGATGGAGGGCGGAACCATCCGCGACTCCCGCGTGGTGATGGGCAGCGTGGCGCACAAGCCGTGGCGCAGCGAGGAGGCCGAGGCGGTGCTCGCCGGCGCGCCGGCCACGGAGGCCAGCTTCACGCGCGCGGCGGAGGCGGCGCTGGCGGATGCGCGGCCGCTGGAGCACAACGGCTACAAGGTGGAGTTGGCGAAGCGGGCCGTCGTACGTGCGCTGATGCGCGCGGCCCGGCTGGCTTGA